AACCCGGATTCCATTACTCAAAAATGCCAATATCGACGCTATTATTGCCACGATGACTATTTCCGAAGAGCGGAAAAAACAGGTTGATTTTTCTGATATTTATTTTAATGCCGGGCAAGCCCTCTTAGTAGGACCAGATGCCAAGCTTAAGGGGGTAGAGGACTTGGGGCCTGACCATACGGTTCTCGCGGTTAAGGGGTCTACTTCAGCACAAAGAATTAAAGAACACGCCCCAGAAGCCAGGGTCTTGGAATTAGAAAATTATTCGGAAGCCTTCACTGCTCTGAAATCTGGTCAAGGCCAAGCCATGACCACTGATAATGCTATTCTTTTGGGGATCAGTAAGGAAAATCCTGACTACCATATTGCGGGATCTACCTTTACCCGGGAGCCTTATGGGATTGCGGTCAATAAAGGCCAAGATGACTTCCGTCAAGCCATCAACCAGGCTTTAAAAGACATGGTTGCTGACGGCAGCTACCAAGCCATTTTCAAGAAGTGGTTTAATGACCAGGCCCAAGAAGCGTCTATTGCTAATGACGTGAAGGAGGGGGAGTAAAATGTTTCAATTATTGAATAACTATTCCAGTGAACTGTTCCTAGGCTTTAAGAATACCATCATGGTCAGTGTCTTAGCCTTAGTCTTCTCCCTAGTCATCGGGAGCTTGGTGGGAATTATGCAAACCAGCCATCATAAGGGCCTACGGATGCTGGGAGATATCTATGTGGAATTTTTCCGCAATATTCCCTTGTTAATCATTGTAATGTTCTTCTACGTGGTGGTGCCTTTATACTGGGTGAAATTAAATGGCTTTACTGCTGGTTTAATCGGCCTCACTATCTATACCTCGGCTTTTATTGCTGATGTGGTGAGGTCGGGGATTGAAGCCGTTCCCCATGGACAAATGGAGGCGGGACTATCTCAAGGTTTCACCGCGACTGAGACCATGGTCTATATTATCTTCCCCCAAGCCGTTCGCATTGTGATCCCCCCATTAGGCAACCAGTTCATTAACCTAGTGAAGAACTCGAGTATCTTGGCTATGGTTGCTGGGCTAGACTTGATGTATTTTGGGGATTTGATTGCTAGCGAAACCTTTAATACCTTTGATTCTTATATCTTAGTGGCTTTGTTCTACTTAGTGTTAACCATACCACTGACTGCCTTGATGCAGTATCTAGAACGGCGCTTGACTAACTAGGAGGGATGATGATCATGAATTTTTCTGATGCTTTTTCTTGGGTAAATATTTCTTTTCTCTTAGAAGGCCTATGGGTCACTTTAAAAGTTACCGGGATAACCATCCTTTTGAGTTTACTCCTAGGGACGTTCTTAGGAGTCATTCGCTACCTCAAGCTCCCTTTTGTAGCCAAGGGAGTAGGCTTAGTGGTGGATACCATCCGTAATTTACCCTTGCTCTTAATTATATTTTTTACTTACTTTGCCTTACCACAAATCGGCCTGCGCTTGAATATCTTTTGGGCAGCGGTGGCAGCGATGACCATCTTTGAGTCGTGCATGATTTCAGAAATCATTCGTGGTGGGATGAATGCCGTACCTAAGGGGCAAATGGAGGCGGGGCTTTCAACTGGCTTCACCCGTGGGCAGGTGATTATTTTAATTATCCTACCCCAAGCGATCCGGTCCATGCTACCTTCCATTGTCAGTCAGCTGATTGCTCTCATTAAGGACACCAGCTTAGCAACGGTGATTTCCTTACCAGAGCTGACCCATAATGCCCGGATTATCTATGGGCAGGAGACCTCTTATGTGATTCCAATTTTTGTGGCCATGACCTTTCTCTATTGGATCACCTGCTTCCTCCTGTCACGCCTAGCTAAGCGGTTGAAATTTGCCGGATAAAATGACAAATAAAAACTCCTCAATGCTTGCTTAAGGACTCTGTTGATTTAGAGCCAGGGCGGTAATGAGGAGTTTTTTATTTGATATGGATAGATTGATTTACTTCGTCTCATTTTTTAAAGCTAATTGGGCTTCCTCAGGGAGGAGTTTAAAGGTCTGTCCGAGCTCAAGTTCTTCAGGCAGGTAAAGCGAACCGATTCGAAAGCGTTGCAGGTAGATAACCTCTTTTCCGACCGCTTGAAACATGCGCTTGACCTGGTGATACTTGCCCTCTGTCAAGGTCACGGTGATTTCCGACCGGTTCTTGGCTGGATCAGTGGCTAAGATGTCTAGCTGACTAGGGGCACAGTGGTCGCCTTGGTCGATAGTTAACCCTTTAGCGAAAGCTTTGACATC
The nucleotide sequence above comes from Aerococcus urinae. Encoded proteins:
- a CDS encoding amino acid ABC transporter permease; translated protein: MFQLLNNYSSELFLGFKNTIMVSVLALVFSLVIGSLVGIMQTSHHKGLRMLGDIYVEFFRNIPLLIIVMFFYVVVPLYWVKLNGFTAGLIGLTIYTSAFIADVVRSGIEAVPHGQMEAGLSQGFTATETMVYIIFPQAVRIVIPPLGNQFINLVKNSSILAMVAGLDLMYFGDLIASETFNTFDSYILVALFYLVLTIPLTALMQYLERRLTN
- a CDS encoding glutamate ABC transporter substrate-binding protein — protein: MKNPCKKLLLLALTGLLCLLSACGKSVSEKNIMDRLQTDQSPKIRWGVKVDTNLFGFYNIEKGEVEGFDIDIAKELTKRIAGPNAQAEFVEVTSKTRIPLLKNANIDAIIATMTISEERKKQVDFSDIYFNAGQALLVGPDAKLKGVEDLGPDHTVLAVKGSTSAQRIKEHAPEARVLELENYSEAFTALKSGQGQAMTTDNAILLGISKENPDYHIAGSTFTREPYGIAVNKGQDDFRQAINQALKDMVADGSYQAIFKKWFNDQAQEASIANDVKEGE
- a CDS encoding amino acid ABC transporter permease; this encodes MNFSDAFSWVNISFLLEGLWVTLKVTGITILLSLLLGTFLGVIRYLKLPFVAKGVGLVVDTIRNLPLLLIIFFTYFALPQIGLRLNIFWAAVAAMTIFESCMISEIIRGGMNAVPKGQMEAGLSTGFTRGQVIILIILPQAIRSMLPSIVSQLIALIKDTSLATVISLPELTHNARIIYGQETSYVIPIFVAMTFLYWITCFLLSRLAKRLKFAG